Proteins co-encoded in one Gossypium arboreum isolate Shixiya-1 chromosome 11, ASM2569848v2, whole genome shotgun sequence genomic window:
- the LOC108473779 gene encoding acidic leucine-rich nuclear phosphoprotein 32-related protein-like, with protein MDEIWERAVETALDGQADHAAVRTLTLDGAVKCVQGRLPPPSLLEKFENLLHLSIANIGVSSLEQFPRLRNLQKLILSDNRIAGGLEFLVEAGLDSLRDLDLSNNRIQYIEALAPLAQLKLVSLDLYECPVTRVKDYRSRVFGLIKSLKYLDKMDAEENERPESDDEEEEEDEEDEDEDDEDDPGSGEVDGDDRQYRMNNGHSEGGEGIVDVDEDEESDADEEETDTGGRVNGLGHEANGFRIEEVGRAEDEDDDGHHENDSGEEVDDEEEEDVVEVHDIEDSDDDEEDGVEDDDEEEDEDEEEEEVDNDEGDFPEPESTGHLMSTEGEIDGHEHGEDGDDNDHGETGEEELGVEEDGEYEDEEEGEEEDEDYGEGYLVQPVAQAEEHDAEGSDMDPGNDDDDDDDDDDDDDDDDDDDVEEEEEVEDDEEVPSTSQLKRKRSDDAGKDKEEDDVKFSKKHG; from the exons ATGGATGAGATCTGGGAGAGAGCGGTGGAGACAGCGTTAGACGGGCAAGCGGACCACGCGGCGGTTAGAACCTTGACACTTGACGGTGCGGTGAAGTGTGTTCAAGGTCGCCTCCCGCCGCCGAGCCTTTTGGAAAAATTTGAGAATCTTCTACACCTTTCAATTGCCAATATCGGTGTTTCATCTCTAGAACAGTTTCCTCGTCTTCGAAATCTCCAGAAATTAATCCTTTCAGACAATAGAATAGCCGGTGGCCTAGAATTCCTCGTTGAAGCTGGTCTTGACTCGCTCCGGGACCTTGACTTGTCTAATAACCGGATTCAATATATAGAGGCTCTTGCCCCTCTTGCCCAGCTTAAGCTTGTTTCCCTCGATCTATATGAGTGCCCGGTTACCAGGGTCAAGGATTATCGATCTAGGGTTTTTGGGTTGATTAAATCGTTGAAATATTTAGATAAAATGGACGCCGAGGAAAATGAAAGGCCAGAATCGGATGATGAGGAGGAAGAGGAAGATGAAGAGGATGAGGATGAGGATGATGAAGATGATCCTGGGAGTGGGGAGGTTGATGGTGATGATAGGCAGTACAGAATGAATAACGGGCATAGTGAAGGAGGTGAAGGGATTGTTGATGTTGATGAGGATGAAGAGAGTGATGCAGATGAAGAAGAGACAGACACGGGTGGAAGGGTAAATGGGTTAGGCCATGAGGCCAATGGGTTTCGGATTGAGGAAGTAGGGAGAGCAGAAGATGAAGATGATGATGGTCATCATGAGAATGATTCAGGTGAGGAAGTTGATGATGAGGAGGAAGAAGATGTGGTGGAAGTTCATGATATTGAGGATAGTGATGATGATGAGGAAGATGGGGTAGAGGATGATGATGAGGAGGAGGATGAGGATGAAGAGGAGGAAGAGGTAGATAATGATGAAGGTGATTTTCCTGAGCCAGAGAGTACGGGGCATTTGATGAGCACGGAAGGGGAGATTGATGGGCATGAACATGGGGAAGATGGGGATGATAATGATCATGGTGAGACTGGTGAGGAAGAGTTAGGTGTTGAAGAGGATGGGGAATATGAAGATGAAGAAGAGGGTGAAGAGGAG GATGAAGACTATGGTGAAGGCTACCTGGTTCAACCAGTGGCCCAAGCTGAAGAACATGATGCTGAAGGTAGTGACATGGACCCAgggaatgatgatgatgatgatgatgatgatgatgatgatgatgatgatgatgatgatgatgatgtagaagAGGAGGAAGAAGTTGAAGATGATGAGGAAGTGCCATCGACTTCACAGCTTAAGAGAAAGAGAAGCGATGATGCAGGGAAAGATAAGGAGGAAGATGATGTGAAGTTTTCGAAGAAGCATGGTTAG
- the LOC108474177 gene encoding plant-specific TFIIB-related protein 1 isoform X2, with protein MKCPYCSAAQGRCATTTTGRSITECTSCGRVVEERQFQNHHLFHVRAQDTPLCLVTSDIPAPASAYQIHEDDPFEPTGFITAFATWSLEPNPLFLRSSLSFSGHLAELERILELSSSSAPSATSSSTVVVDNLRAYMQILDVASILGLDCDISDHAFQLFRDCCSATCLRNRSVEALATAALVQAIREAQEPRTLQKEIGKYIKILGEALQLSQPINSNSISVHMPRFCTLLQLNKSAQELATHIGEVVINKCFCTRRNPISISAAAIYLACQLEDKRKTQAEICKVTGLTEVTLRKVYKELLENWDDLLPSNYTPAVPPEKAFPTTTIATGRSSVPRVDSIDLSSTADRDKQQDSKPIKPNDVSEAGLQARGKDDAENNGNSSGTHAAMLNRPPHFRQPWLQFGAPGVRTVGDKNQTTIGGDIREAQPSCPESEHKVDMPKTDTKGASSSLRPSQFSSSPASNVSTITWPFRSPASSGPSPNMPIVHPPKLPPGFAELKGSGTQNGSKVTNPSGDSK; from the exons ATGAAGTGTCCGTATTGCTCGGCGGCGCAAGGTCGGTGCGCCACCACGACAACCGGCCGGTCCATAACGGAGTGCACATCTTGCGGACGTGTCGTCGAAGAGCGCCAATTCCAAAACCACCACCTCTTTCACGTGCGTGCCCAAGATACCCCTCTCTGCCTCGTCACCTCCGACATCCCTGCTCCAGCTTCCGCTTACCAAATCCACGAAGACGACCCCTTTGAGCCCACGGGATTTATTACGGCCTTTGCCACATGGTCCCTCGAACCCAACCCACTCTTCCTCCGCTCCTCTCTCTCCTTTTCGGGCCACCTGGCGGAGCTCGAGCGGATTCTAGAACTCTCTTCGTCTTCAGCCCCTTCGGCAACTTCGTCTTCGACGGTTGTGGTGGATAATTTGAGAGCGTATATGCAGATTCTTGACGTGGCGTCGATTTTGGGGTTGGATTGTGATATATCGGATCACGCGTTTCAGTTGTTTAGGGATTGTTGTTCGGCTACCTGTTTGAGGAACCGGAGTGTTGAGGCGCTGGCTACTGCTGCTCTTGTTCAGGCCATTAGGGAAGCTCAAGAGCCTCGAACCCTCCAG AAAGAGATTGGCAAGTACATCAAGATCCTGGGAGAAGCTTTACAATTAAGTCAACCTATCAATAGTAATTCTATATCAGTTCATATGCCCAGATTTTGCACTCTCCTTCAGCTCAATAAATCCGCGCAG GAGCTGGCAACTCATATCGGAGAAGTTGTGATCAACAAATGCTTTTGCACTCGCCGAAATCCGATTAGTATATCTGCAGCTGCTATATATCTGGCATGCCAATTAGAAGACAAACGGAAGACGCAGGCTGAGATATGTAAGGTGACAGGTCTCACAGAAGTCACCCTCCGAAAAGTCTACAAGGAGCTATTAGAGAATTGGGATGATCTACTTCCGTCTAATTATACTCCAGCTGTCCCTCCCGAGAAAGCATTTCCTACAACTACAATTGCCACAGGCCGATCTTCAGTGCCTAGAGTTGATTCAATTGATCTGAGTTCTACAGCAGACCGAGATAAGCAGCAAGACTCAAAGCCAATTAAGCCTAATGACGTGTCAGAAGCCGGCCTTCAAGCTAGAGGCAAAGATGATGCAGAAAACAATGGAAATTCTTCTGGAACCCATGCTGCTATGTTGAACCGGCCACCACATTTCAGGCAGCCCTGGCTTCAGTTTGGGGCTCCCGGTGTTAGGACGGTAGGAGATAAAAACCAGACTACCATTGGAGGAGACATTAGAGAAGCACAACCAAGCTGTCCAGAGTCGGAACATAAAGTAGATATGCCAAAGACAGATACCAAGGGTGCTAGTAGTTCCCTAAGGCCCAGCCAATTCTCAAGCTCTCCTGCTTCAAATGTGAGTACCATCACTTGGCCATTTCGTTCGCCAGCCTCATCAGGGCCTTCGCCAAACATGCCTATTGTGCATCCTCCAAAGTTGCCACCAGGTTTTGCTGAGCTTAAAGGATCCGGGACTCAAAATGGAAGTAAAGTTACCAATCCGAGTGGAGATTCCAAATGA
- the LOC108474177 gene encoding plant-specific TFIIB-related protein 1 isoform X1: protein MKCPYCSAAQGRCATTTTGRSITECTSCGRVVEERQFQNHHLFHVRAQDTPLCLVTSDIPAPASAYQIHEDDPFEPTGFITAFATWSLEPNPLFLRSSLSFSGHLAELERILELSSSSAPSATSSSTVVVDNLRAYMQILDVASILGLDCDISDHAFQLFRDCCSATCLRNRSVEALATAALVQAIREAQEPRTLQEISIAANVPQKEIGKYIKILGEALQLSQPINSNSISVHMPRFCTLLQLNKSAQELATHIGEVVINKCFCTRRNPISISAAAIYLACQLEDKRKTQAEICKVTGLTEVTLRKVYKELLENWDDLLPSNYTPAVPPEKAFPTTTIATGRSSVPRVDSIDLSSTADRDKQQDSKPIKPNDVSEAGLQARGKDDAENNGNSSGTHAAMLNRPPHFRQPWLQFGAPGVRTVGDKNQTTIGGDIREAQPSCPESEHKVDMPKTDTKGASSSLRPSQFSSSPASNVSTITWPFRSPASSGPSPNMPIVHPPKLPPGFAELKGSGTQNGSKVTNPSGDSK, encoded by the exons ATGAAGTGTCCGTATTGCTCGGCGGCGCAAGGTCGGTGCGCCACCACGACAACCGGCCGGTCCATAACGGAGTGCACATCTTGCGGACGTGTCGTCGAAGAGCGCCAATTCCAAAACCACCACCTCTTTCACGTGCGTGCCCAAGATACCCCTCTCTGCCTCGTCACCTCCGACATCCCTGCTCCAGCTTCCGCTTACCAAATCCACGAAGACGACCCCTTTGAGCCCACGGGATTTATTACGGCCTTTGCCACATGGTCCCTCGAACCCAACCCACTCTTCCTCCGCTCCTCTCTCTCCTTTTCGGGCCACCTGGCGGAGCTCGAGCGGATTCTAGAACTCTCTTCGTCTTCAGCCCCTTCGGCAACTTCGTCTTCGACGGTTGTGGTGGATAATTTGAGAGCGTATATGCAGATTCTTGACGTGGCGTCGATTTTGGGGTTGGATTGTGATATATCGGATCACGCGTTTCAGTTGTTTAGGGATTGTTGTTCGGCTACCTGTTTGAGGAACCGGAGTGTTGAGGCGCTGGCTACTGCTGCTCTTGTTCAGGCCATTAGGGAAGCTCAAGAGCCTCGAACCCTCCAG GAAATCTCTATTGCTGCCAATGTACCCCAGAAAGAGATTGGCAAGTACATCAAGATCCTGGGAGAAGCTTTACAATTAAGTCAACCTATCAATAGTAATTCTATATCAGTTCATATGCCCAGATTTTGCACTCTCCTTCAGCTCAATAAATCCGCGCAG GAGCTGGCAACTCATATCGGAGAAGTTGTGATCAACAAATGCTTTTGCACTCGCCGAAATCCGATTAGTATATCTGCAGCTGCTATATATCTGGCATGCCAATTAGAAGACAAACGGAAGACGCAGGCTGAGATATGTAAGGTGACAGGTCTCACAGAAGTCACCCTCCGAAAAGTCTACAAGGAGCTATTAGAGAATTGGGATGATCTACTTCCGTCTAATTATACTCCAGCTGTCCCTCCCGAGAAAGCATTTCCTACAACTACAATTGCCACAGGCCGATCTTCAGTGCCTAGAGTTGATTCAATTGATCTGAGTTCTACAGCAGACCGAGATAAGCAGCAAGACTCAAAGCCAATTAAGCCTAATGACGTGTCAGAAGCCGGCCTTCAAGCTAGAGGCAAAGATGATGCAGAAAACAATGGAAATTCTTCTGGAACCCATGCTGCTATGTTGAACCGGCCACCACATTTCAGGCAGCCCTGGCTTCAGTTTGGGGCTCCCGGTGTTAGGACGGTAGGAGATAAAAACCAGACTACCATTGGAGGAGACATTAGAGAAGCACAACCAAGCTGTCCAGAGTCGGAACATAAAGTAGATATGCCAAAGACAGATACCAAGGGTGCTAGTAGTTCCCTAAGGCCCAGCCAATTCTCAAGCTCTCCTGCTTCAAATGTGAGTACCATCACTTGGCCATTTCGTTCGCCAGCCTCATCAGGGCCTTCGCCAAACATGCCTATTGTGCATCCTCCAAAGTTGCCACCAGGTTTTGCTGAGCTTAAAGGATCCGGGACTCAAAATGGAAGTAAAGTTACCAATCCGAGTGGAGATTCCAAATGA
- the LOC108474177 gene encoding plant-specific TFIIB-related protein 1 isoform X3: MKCPYCSAAQGRCATTTTGRSITECTSCGRVVEERQFQNHHLFHVRAQDTPLCLVTSDIPAPASAYQIHEDDPFEPTGFITAFATWSLEPNPLFLRSSLSFSGHLAELERILELSSSSAPSATSSSTVVVDNLRAYMQILDVASILGLDCDISDHAFQLFRDCCSATCLRNRSVEALATAALVQAIREAQEPRTLQELATHIGEVVINKCFCTRRNPISISAAAIYLACQLEDKRKTQAEICKVTGLTEVTLRKVYKELLENWDDLLPSNYTPAVPPEKAFPTTTIATGRSSVPRVDSIDLSSTADRDKQQDSKPIKPNDVSEAGLQARGKDDAENNGNSSGTHAAMLNRPPHFRQPWLQFGAPGVRTVGDKNQTTIGGDIREAQPSCPESEHKVDMPKTDTKGASSSLRPSQFSSSPASNVSTITWPFRSPASSGPSPNMPIVHPPKLPPGFAELKGSGTQNGSKVTNPSGDSK; encoded by the exons ATGAAGTGTCCGTATTGCTCGGCGGCGCAAGGTCGGTGCGCCACCACGACAACCGGCCGGTCCATAACGGAGTGCACATCTTGCGGACGTGTCGTCGAAGAGCGCCAATTCCAAAACCACCACCTCTTTCACGTGCGTGCCCAAGATACCCCTCTCTGCCTCGTCACCTCCGACATCCCTGCTCCAGCTTCCGCTTACCAAATCCACGAAGACGACCCCTTTGAGCCCACGGGATTTATTACGGCCTTTGCCACATGGTCCCTCGAACCCAACCCACTCTTCCTCCGCTCCTCTCTCTCCTTTTCGGGCCACCTGGCGGAGCTCGAGCGGATTCTAGAACTCTCTTCGTCTTCAGCCCCTTCGGCAACTTCGTCTTCGACGGTTGTGGTGGATAATTTGAGAGCGTATATGCAGATTCTTGACGTGGCGTCGATTTTGGGGTTGGATTGTGATATATCGGATCACGCGTTTCAGTTGTTTAGGGATTGTTGTTCGGCTACCTGTTTGAGGAACCGGAGTGTTGAGGCGCTGGCTACTGCTGCTCTTGTTCAGGCCATTAGGGAAGCTCAAGAGCCTCGAACCCTCCAG GAGCTGGCAACTCATATCGGAGAAGTTGTGATCAACAAATGCTTTTGCACTCGCCGAAATCCGATTAGTATATCTGCAGCTGCTATATATCTGGCATGCCAATTAGAAGACAAACGGAAGACGCAGGCTGAGATATGTAAGGTGACAGGTCTCACAGAAGTCACCCTCCGAAAAGTCTACAAGGAGCTATTAGAGAATTGGGATGATCTACTTCCGTCTAATTATACTCCAGCTGTCCCTCCCGAGAAAGCATTTCCTACAACTACAATTGCCACAGGCCGATCTTCAGTGCCTAGAGTTGATTCAATTGATCTGAGTTCTACAGCAGACCGAGATAAGCAGCAAGACTCAAAGCCAATTAAGCCTAATGACGTGTCAGAAGCCGGCCTTCAAGCTAGAGGCAAAGATGATGCAGAAAACAATGGAAATTCTTCTGGAACCCATGCTGCTATGTTGAACCGGCCACCACATTTCAGGCAGCCCTGGCTTCAGTTTGGGGCTCCCGGTGTTAGGACGGTAGGAGATAAAAACCAGACTACCATTGGAGGAGACATTAGAGAAGCACAACCAAGCTGTCCAGAGTCGGAACATAAAGTAGATATGCCAAAGACAGATACCAAGGGTGCTAGTAGTTCCCTAAGGCCCAGCCAATTCTCAAGCTCTCCTGCTTCAAATGTGAGTACCATCACTTGGCCATTTCGTTCGCCAGCCTCATCAGGGCCTTCGCCAAACATGCCTATTGTGCATCCTCCAAAGTTGCCACCAGGTTTTGCTGAGCTTAAAGGATCCGGGACTCAAAATGGAAGTAAAGTTACCAATCCGAGTGGAGATTCCAAATGA